In Burkholderiaceae bacterium DAT-1, the sequence GGCCGATGATGGTCGCCAGTCCATCGAGTATCCCGTTCAGCGAGCCGCCATTATTCAGGTCGACAAAGGGATACCCGACACTCCGGAAATCATCGCCGGCCGCCAGGATGTCGTGGTTGGCGAAACTCACCAGCGTATCGCCATCGGTATGGGCATTACGCAGAGGAATCAGCCTGACCGCTTCATGATCAAAATGCAGGGTGACCGGGCCATCATACGTAATGGCAGGCAGGGCGGCCTCGGCAGCGGCTGGCGGGGTGGTACCATCCGGGGCTTGCGCAGGGTGTTGCAGTCTGCTGCGCAGCTGATCCCTGCTCAGGATCGTCACGCCCAGTTTGCCGAAGTTTTCATTGCCGCCCACATGGTCACCATGCACATGGGTATTGATGAGATATTTGATTGGCTTGTCGCTGAGCTTGCGAATCGCCGCAACCAGTTTGTCTGTAAGCTGTCCGTACTGTGAATCCACCAGCAGAACACCGTCCTTACCGGTGAGCACACTGATCGTGCCGCCCTGTCCTTCCAGGGTATAGAAGCTGTCAGACAGCTTAGTTGTCTTGATCTCGACCTTGCTGAAATCCGGACGTGCTGGCTGAGGTGCAAGTGCGGAATCAGCGGCATTCACCGTCACAGAAAGAGAGGCCAGCGCGGCAAGTGTGAAATTGCGGAGGGTAATACGGTTCATTGCGAATAGTCCTGTCGGTGGATTGATGTACAGGACTTTGCAAAGGATGTGCCAGCCAAACGATTCCAATCAAATATCTATATTTTTCAATACATTATGTGATTTAAATTTCAAATCATCCCGCTCAGAACCTGATGCATCCCCAACACATTCGGAGATGATCTGTACATTTAGCAACACATGCAACACGCTGATTCAATCGGCCCTGCCCCAAAAAAATGGCCACCCCGCTACCAGGGTGGCCCAATCACCAGATTCAATCCAAAGGATGGACTGAAGGTTCGAGCGGACAAGCTCAATCAGGGAAATGCATGATGCGGACTTACCATTCTTTCTTTACTTCGGGTGCAGGCGCTGCGGGTGCTGCTGCACCACCAGCCGTGCGAGGAGGTGGCGCAACAATATGCGCCACCTGTGTACCCCCCGCCTTTTCATAGTCTTCCGATCCAGCCGCCCCCGCCACCAGATAGCCCTTGGCAGCAAGTGCATCAGCCACAGCGCCAGCACGCTGCGCATGGTTCGATACGGTCACAATCTGTTTATCTCGTGGCAACCAGGCCAGATGCTTGTCGATATCCTTGAACTGGATATTCAGGAAAACCGGGAAGCTGCCGTACTTGATCAGCTCGTCCGGACGTCGCACGTCCAGCACCAGCACTTGCGAAGGCTTGGCCAGTAAGGTATCGACCTCTTCGCGCGACAGGCGCTTGGCCTGATATTTCCAGGGTTGCTCTGCCTGCGCTGATTGAGTTGCAGGCGCATCCGCCGCATATGCAGTAGAAACCAGGCCGGACAGTGTCGCCCCAATCAGGGCAAGCGAAAGGCTACGTTTGATGTGCATGATGAGTCTCGCAGGTTCAATGATGACAAGCCTTCCAACTGCAAGTTTCTTGCCAGCTTGCGCAAAACCGACCAATTTGCACATAAGCCATTGAATCTATTTACCCACCCAAGGCTATTGCATCACGCCAACCTCGACTCATCGCTTTATTCCAGTGCTGCATATGCAGCACTGTGCTGCTGATTTCCACACTTTTCAGACTCAAGCCCTACGGGATGGTATGCGATCTGATACGGCTTCAATTCATCTACCATCCCATTGATTTTATTGCATTTGGAAATATCAAATAGATTACATATAACAATCTGGCACATATCTTGCCACAGAGACTCCTATAGACCATTCATCGCATACGACAGGAGTTTCAACATGCAGTCATCTTCCACCAAGCAGCCCCGCCCCTTTCAACTACGCCCGCTTGCTTTGCTCATTGCCGGTCTTGGCCTGACTATTCCGCTATCAGCGCTCGCAGCCGATGCCCCAGCCAAGGACGGCGCGCAGGAGCAGGACAAGGACAGCAACCTCAGTGCAGTGGTGGTGCGCGGCCAGAAACTGATCGAGCGCGATAAGGATGTCCCGGCTTCCGAATCCATTGTCAGCGGACAGGAGCTGGCGCAGCTGCAGGCCTATACATTGAATGCCATTGTCCAGCGTGCCGCTAATATCGCCTGGAATCAGGGCAATCAGCGCACCAGCTCGCTCTCCATTCGCGGCATTGGCAAGATCGGCCAGACCGAAGCGCAAGATCCCAGTGTGGGGGTGACGATTGACGGGGTGAGCCTTGCCTACAATCCGCTGACTTCTAGTGTCGACTTTACCGATGTTGCCAATGTGGAAGTCGCGCGCGGTCCGCAAGGCTTCAATCAGGGCAAGAATGCCAACTTGGGATCGGTGATCGTCACCACCAATCGCCCCTCATTCAAGCCGGATGGCGACTACTCGATTACCTTTGGCCAACGCAGCACCGTAATTGGTACCGTAGCGGGCGGGGGCCCGGTGATTGACGAGCTGCTGGCCTGGCGCGGTTCGCTGGCGGTCAGTCGCGGGCTGGGTGATTTCCAGAATGCGCTCAATCGCTACGATACCTATACCAATACCGACCGTATCTCGGCACGTACGCAATTCCTGCTGACGCCCAGCCCGGAATTCAATGCACGGCTCGAACTTGAACTGAAGCCCGCCGCCGGCGAAAACACCAACAACCGCAGCATCAACCAGCCCACGCCCGCGACTTACTCGAATGGCACCGCGACCAATCTAGGGACCGATGCCTCGACGCGTCTGGCACGCAGCTGGTTTACGTCCCGCATTCCCGGCTACAGCTACTCAGGCAACTATCTGAACGGCGGCGATACCCTGTATTACAACGCCCAGTTCCCGCTCACCACCGGGACCAAAGGCGCGACGCTGGAGCTGAACTGGGACTTAGGCAATAGCCGTTCCGTCACCTCGATCACCGCGCTGAAATCCTACTTCTTCAATGCGGTGAATGATGATGGGACGCCCTTCGACATTTACAGCAATGCGGGTGGTTACTTGAACAACTACAAACAGGCCAGTCAGGAAATCCGGCTGTCATCGTTTGAAAGCCCACTAGTGGACTACACCACCGGCCTGTATTTCCTGCGTGCCAATCTGGATGCCAAATACCAGCGCAGTTGGGGATCGGACGCGGGAGCGTGGTTTGCGAGCACTGCGCAATACAACACGCTGAGCGCAAATGCGCCGGGTCAGCTCCTCCTGCAGCAATCGCTGGAGGGCGTATCCATGGCGTATAACAGCCCGAGTGGACTGCAGGAAATCCGCAATCAAAGTGCCGCGGCCTTTGGCGAAGCGAATTGGCACTTTACACCCGCTTTTACCCTGACCACTGGCGTGCGCTTTACGCATGAATACCGCCGTCAGACGGGCTCGTCCTACCTTGAAAATCAAGGGATCGGCGCGGTACTGAATCCGGTATCCGTCAACGGCGTGCAACTGGGCGGATTTGCCTCGGCAGCAGATGGCACCTTGTTGCCAGGCAATGGTGTCGCCCAGCTTTCCAAAGCCGATCAGGTTGCGCTCCAGTATTTCGGCGTCTCGACCACAGCCGTTGCAGGCGCTGCCTATAACAGCCTCAGCGCCAAGCAAAAAGCTCAGGTAGCAGCCGCCAAGGCCATTCGTGCCGCCAATATTGGCGTACTGTTTGCACCACGGCAGGCCGAGACCTATGAAGCCACGCTACCTTCATTTGAATTGAGCCCGAGCTACAAGCTCAGCAATGAGCAGACAATCTATGCCTCGTTGCGACACGGCGAGAAAGCCGGGATCGCCCAACTGGTGAATGGGGTATCGGCGCAAGTAAAGCCAGAGAAAGTGAACACATTTGAAGTCGGTCTGAAATCCAGCCTGCTTGACCACACGCTGAGTCTGAATGCAGATGTCTATGCCGAAGATATCCGCGACTATCAGCAAGCCGTACGCGTGGTCGATCAGTACACCACCACACTGAATAATAACGGGCAATTCTCCTACACCACAGCGACGGGCAATGTGCCACGCGTGCAGGTTCGCGGGATCGAGTTTGATGGTGCCTACTCCGGCCTGAAATACTGGACCTTCCGCTTTGCTGGGGCCTATAACCGAGCTACCTATAAGGAATTCACCAATAATGCGCAGCCGGTTGAAAATGGCTATGCGGGCGCCTCGCCATACCGTGATGTCAGCGGCCAGACGCTCCCCGGCGCACCCAAGCTGACCTTCAATATCGCACCGCAATTTCGTATTCCTGCCTTCCGGGGTCTGGATTTCCACGTAGAAGGCAATATCGCCTATACCGGCCGCTTCAATGCCGATGCGGCCCTGTCGAGCTATGCAGAGATCCCGGCTACCACGCTGGTTGACCTCTCATTCGGACTGGGTAGATCGGATCGCCGTTTCGATGCCAGCATCGTGATCAAGAATGCCTTTAACAACGATACGCCGCTGTCGAAGACGTGGAATAGCGTGACGCCGGCCACGCCGCGCTGGGCAGGGATTGTGTTTACCGGGAAGTTTTAATGGTGAAACAATCGGAGTGATCTATCTGGTCAAACCACCCCGTACTGCACATCGCTACCGGGGTGGTGGTGATCCAGCCAAACAACCAATCCAATACTTAAGTTATAAAAACTCGATATTTAATTCCATTCCATTCATTGCGTAAGATGCCTGCCATCCAGACGGCTCACGAGGCCGCAATCAAGTACCCAGGGCAATGACAATGAACCACACCGCACTTCGTGCCGGCCTGATCGGTCTGGCGACACTCTTTTCTATCGCAGCTCAGGCAGACCAGCTGGCCGATATCCGCAAAAAGGGCGAGCTGATTGTAGGCGTGCTCGGCAGCGATGAGCCAAACAGCTTTATCGACCCTGCAACGCGCGAAATCGTTGGCTATGACGTCGATCTGGCCCGCGCCATTGCCCAGAAAATCGGCGTCAAGCTCACCATCAAGCCCATGTCGGTTGCAGCCCGCATTCCCGAACTGACTGAAGGCCGTGTCGATCTGCTGGCTGCATCACTGACACACACCAAGGAACGCGAAGCCAAGATCGATTTCTCCCTCACCACGCTAGTCACCGGCCAGAAAGTGATGGTTCGCAAGGATAGCGGCGTCACCGCCCTGCCCCAGCTGGCTGGCAAGAAAGTGGTGACCGTTAAAGGCGGCACACAGGAAATCAACTTCCGCGCGGCGGTGCCCAATGCCAATCTGGTGACCTTCGATACAACGGGGCAAGCCCTGATTGCCCTGCGTCAAGGCAAGGGCGTGGCCTATGTAAACGATGAATTTTCCATCATCGACGACTTCGCCAAGCTTGGTCCGCAGCAGAAGGACTTTCAGGTCCTGGATAAAAATCTCAGCGTCGAACCGATTGCATTGGGTTTGCGCAAGAACGAGCCGGGCTTCCGTGCGCTGGTGAATGATACCCTCAAGCAGCTGGAAGCCAGCGGCAATGCAGAACAGCTGTTCCTGAAATGGTACGGCCCGACCACCCGCCTGAAGGTGCCCAAGCGCAGCTTCAAGATTGAAACAGACAAAGTCTGATCAGATTGCCTGTTGAGCCAGATGGCACCGAGCCTATGCAGGTTCTGGTGCCGGCTTTTTTTGTATCCGGAATATCGCCACGATGTCTTTTGATCTCTCCCTGATTCTCGCCGCCCCATACCGTGACTGGCTGATGGACGGCGTACTCATGTCACTCAAGCTGACGGCAATGTCACTGGCACTGGCGCTGCCACTGGCTGCCTTGCTTGCAAGTGCACAGATTTCCCCCTGGAAATGGGCCGGCAGAGTGGCGCGTGGTTACGTTGGCATCGTGCGCAATATCCCCCTGCTGGTACATATCCTGTTCTGGTATTTCGCGGTGCCGGAACTGCTGCCCGAGCCGGTCAAACTGGCGCTTTACCAGCACGATGTCGAGCCGCTGGCCGCCATCGCCGCCCTGACGCTCTACACCGCCGCCTATATGAGTGAAGACATGCGCAGCGGTATTCAATCCGTTGGCGCCCGCCAGCTGGAAACGGCACGTGCCTTTGGATTCAGCTATCCGGCCGCCATGCGCTATGTGGTACTGCCACAAGCGGTTCGCCTTGTGCTGCCCGCGCTTCTATCGCAAACCATCAACTTGTGGAAGAACAGCAGCATTGCCACGGTGATTGGCGTGGCCGAACTGATGAATCAGGCTGCCCGCGTCGAAACCACGTTATTTCGCAGTGCCGAAGTCTTTGCGCTGGCAACGGCTATCTATGCTGGTGTAGCACTCCTGCTCACGTTCTTTGCACGCCTGCTTCAGCAGCGCTATCCCGCATACGCGGCCTGAGGGAGCACACACGATGTCTGATTTACTGCGCGACTATGGTCTGTATTTTCTGATCGGCCAATATCCGCATGGGCCGTTGGGTGGATGTGTACTGACGATACTGCTGGCCGCACTGGGTCTGCTGTGTTCATTGCCAGTGGGGTTGGCATTCGGTCTGGCGCGTGTGAGCACTCAGCGCTGGATCAGCTCGCCAATCGCCATCCTAACCACTGCGATCCGCGCGACACCACTGCTGCTGGCAGTGTTCTGGATCTATTTCTTCCTGCCCGCACTCACCGGCCACAAAACCGGCCAGTTCAGCACGATGCTGATCACGCTGATCATCTTCAACGGTGTCTATATCGGGGAGATCGTCGCAGCGGGCATCCGCGCCCTGCCACGGGGCCAGTATGAAAGTGCGCGCTCGCTTGGCTTGAGCCATGCAGCAGCCTTCCGCTATGTGGTACTCCCTCAAGTCGGCCGCCGCACGCTGCCCTCGCTGATCAACCAGTTTGTCGGTACGATCAAGGATACCTCGCTGGGTTATATCATCGGCCTCACCGAGGTCTCCTGGACCGCATCGCAGATCAATAACGAAGTCCTGACCAAGCCAGTGCAGGTGTATCTGCTCCTGGCACTGGTGTATTTTGTGCTGTGTGCCGGGGTGAGCCGCCTGGGCGGCTGGGTGGAGGGGCGGTGGCGTGGGTAGATAAGTGCCCAGACACTCAATTGATCGTGGAACCGCAATGCAATATGTCATCTGCCTTCACCGCCATATTTTCTACATTGCCATGCTTGATACGTATTTTTATTGTTTTTTCGTGGCGTAGTTTCCCACCTGCTTCCACGCACTGCTTGCCGGCTAAAACAGTAAATATTCCGTTAAGCCACTCGGCCTTTATCGCGTCATGTGTATCGGGGTAGATTTCCGACAGCGGAATTTCATCACTACCGCATGATCTAAATCTAACAAGCCAGAGCGCGCCATCCCGCAAGGAAAATACGCCAACTGGGCCGCCCATTGCAGAGCATCTATCCTCCCGTCTCCGAGTGAGCAAAATAGAGGATTGAGGCACGGGCATCGAAAGTGACGCCTCAGAGAAAATAGTGCCCTTCAGATCGAAAGATTCGAATTGATCCTGTAATGGCTCCGTTGCCAAGGCAGAAGCACACAGCAAAATTGCTGAAATGCCCTTAAAGATCTGCATCTTATCGGGCACCCGCATTATTGTGGCTGCCGCACAAACGTCTGCCCCTCAATCACCATCGTCATTCGCCCCTCTTTCAGGACAGGTGCTTGCTGAACCCGGATGGTGCTGGCCACCATCTTGAATCCGCCCTCGGTGAAAGTCAGTGGTGCCTGTAGGGTAACAAGCGAGTAGTTCATCGCCTTTGACTGAAAATCCTTCTGCTTAAGTTCTCCACCACACCTGTAGTGTTTCACATGACGGCGTTCCAGCCGTACCCAGCCCGACTGGTCAAACGTGTATTGCCTGTCGGCGCCATGCCATGTGCCAATCCAGTCGGCATGCGCGTGATCTAACGGCGTCAGGCCATCAATGTTTACCTTCCCATCTTTGGAGACCATGGCAGATCCGCCATCGACGCCAATTGCAATATGACATACGTCAGAGGCTGCCTTAGCTGGCAGCAGACACGCAACGCTAAGCACACTTGCACAGACTAGTGCTTTCATATTTCCCTCTCGATAGCATTTTTCGATAGCTTAAATGCCTCTATTACCAATACACAATACACAGGCTGATGTATCGGGCTGTTTCATCACAAACAGCCTGCACAACATCCATGCTTCATTTTCACCAGCCCCCTTGATCACCCCCCACTCCCCCTCGACCCATCAAAACCATCATTTCTCATTTAAATACACAGACATACAATAACTAAATCAGTTCAATCGCCCACTGGCACACCCCTTGCTAATAACAATGCAACTCTACTTTCATCCGCTTTATAACCGTTTCCACTATGTGGGCGCGATGTACCAGCGGAGCTGCCATTGTGATCAAGGAAACTGCCATGAGAAAAACCCTGCACGCTACGGCGGTGCTGTTTGCCTATACCAGCGTCTCGCTGGCTGGCAGCAGCCATGCAGCCACTACGCCTAATCCAGCCGGAAGCAATAGCAAAGGCTGGGCCTACTCTCCTGTACAAGCGCCTACATTGCCCAGGGTGGCGGACGAGCGCTGGGTGCTTACGCCAGTTGATCGCTTTGTGCTGCAAAAGTTGGAAGAAAAGCACTTGAAACCCTCGCGAGATGCCGAGCGCGAAGCGTATATACGCCGCGCCACGCTGGATGCATGGGGCCTGATCCCGACGCCAGAGGAAGTCAGTGCGTTTGTGAATGACAAATCGCCCAAGGCCTACGAAAAGCTGGTTGACCGGCTGCTAGCTTCCCCTCGCTATGGCGAACGCTGGGGCCGCCGCTGGCTGGATCTGACCCGTTATGCGGACTCCGATGGTTACAACGCCGACGGCACCCGACCCAATATTTGGCGCTACCGCGATTATGTGATCCAGGCCTACAACGAGGACAAACCCTACGACCGCTTCATCAAGGAGCAGCTGGCAGGCGATGAGCTCTGGCCGGACAGCCACGAAGCCAGAATTGCCACCGGTTTCCTGCGCAACTATCCCGATGAAATCAATGCCCGCGACCTGAACCTGAAACAGGTAGAAGTCGCCACCGACCTGACCAACACAGTGGGATCGGTATTGCTTGCCACGACTGTCGCCTGCGCCGCCTGCCACAACCACAAGTTCGACAAGATTTCACAGAAAGAGTACTACCAGCTGCAATCCTACTTTGTGAACGCTAGCGCACAGGATGACATTCTGGCGGCGCAAGGGAAGGAGCGGGAGACCTTTCTGGCTCAACAGGCCAGGTGGGAAGAAGCAACTAAAGAGATTCGGGATCGCCAGACCGAGATTCTGAAGCCTGTCATCAAAAAGCTGGAAGACGATCGCCTGCAAGGTTTTACCCCTGCGACCCGCGAGGCCATCGAAAAGCCCGCCGAGCAGCGCAATGCCTATGAACGCTGGATTTATAACCGCAGCCTGTGGACCTTATCCGGCCGTACACGCAATGCTGTGAACACCCTGAAAACCAAGGACAAGGAAGGCTACGCCGAATACCAGAAGCTGGATGCCAAGCTAAAAGAGTTTGACCACCTGAAACCTAAACATCCGGGCTTTATCTCGGCCATGGTAGAACTGGGTAAGGACACACCTGCCACCTATGTACTCGCCAATGGCATTTACGACCGCCATCTGGAAGAAGTCCAACCGGGGGTGCCGGCCTTGCTGGGCGGGAATTCGCCGGAGATCAAGCCAACTGATCGTTCCTCCGGTCGCCGCACCGCCATCGCCAACTGGATTGTCAGCCCCGATAACCCACTCACCGCGCGCGTCTATGTGAACCGCGTGTGGGCGCAATATTTCGGCAAGGGCATCGTTGAAACACTGGGGGATTTCGGCAAGCAAGGCGCTAAACCGACTCATCCGGAGTTGCTCGACCATCTGGCAAGCGAATTTGTGAAAGGCGGCTGGAAGCTGAAGCCGCTGCAGCGTGAAATCCTGCTGTCGCATACCTACCGTCAAGCCTCGATCCCGCGTGCCGATGTCGCCAAAGTCGATCCGGCCAACAAACTGCTGGCCACCTTCCCGCGCCAGCGCCTGGATGCCGAACAGATTCGCGATTCGCTGATCTATGCAGCGGGCTTGCTCAATGAAAAGCAAGGTGGCCCATCGGTCTTCCCTCCGGTGCCCAAGAGCTTTAACTCGGCGCTCAATGCAGCCAACTTCTGGAAGACGTCGGATGATCCGCACGATTACTACCGCCGCAGCGTCTATACCTTTGTGCGCCGCAATTCGCCCTATCCTTTCCTCGATAGTTTCGACTGGGCCAATCCGCAGCTGGTGCATCAGACCCGCGAAGTGACCACCACGGCACCACAGGCACTGGCGTTGCTGAACAGTGATCTAGTGTTTGAATGGTCGCGCGCACTGGCAGGTCGGGTAGAGAAAGAAGCAGGTAAGGACGACAAGCAGAAGATCGACCGCATCTACAGCATCCTATATTCGCGCAAACCAAGCGACAGCGAACGCACGGCCTTGCTCGCATTCTGGAAGCAACAAGAATCCGCCGCATTGAAAAAGCTGCAGGCCGGCAAATCAGTGCCACAGGTAATTGGCTACGGCATCACCGCCGAAGCCGCCAATGGTCTCGATCGTGCGTACCAGTCGCTGTATGGCCGCAAGGCAGACCGCCTGGAACAGGTGGCCTTCCAGCAATTCATTGATAGTCAGCGCAAGCTGCAGGCCAGCAAAGGCGGTGGCGGTGATGAAGATGGCGGCGCAGACATCGCCAGCGATGCCGGCAGCGAAGCGGGCAAGCAGAAAGGCAGCGACAAGCGCACGGTGCTGGCGCATCAAGCGGGTCTGGTCAGCCTGGTACACACCCTGGCCAATGCCAATGAATTTGTTTACCGCTTCTAGCTGAGCAGCATCACACCGGCCATCCATACAGACACGATACGCATTGCAAGGACAACTATCATGAGTCACTCACGCAGACAGTTTCTCGGTACCACCGGCCTCGGGCTGGGTAGCCTGCTGGCAACAGGTCTTTTCGGCGGCGTCATCAGCGCCAGTGCATTAGCAGGCGAAGAAACCGCATTCGACGATCCGCTAGCGCCGAAAAACCCGCCCTTCCCGGCCAAAGCCAAGGCGGTCATCTGGCTGCACATGGCCGGTGCGCCGAGCACGCTGGACTTGTTTGATTACAAACCCGACCTGATCAAGCTGCATGGCAAGCCGCTGCCCGACTCCTTCGGCAAGGGCCTGAAAACAGCCACCGATGGCGGTGTGGGCGCACTCTTTGCCAGCAAGCGCGAATGGAAACAGCATGGCGACAGCGGCGCATGGTTCTCCGATCTGGTGCCCAACCTTGCCAAGCATGCCGATAAGATCGCCTTTATCAAAGGCAGCAAAACAGAGGGGTCAACCCACGTCATTTCCTCGCTGAAGCTGCACACCAGCGGGCTGGTACCGGGTCGTCCGGCGCTGGGCGCATGGGTGACCTATGCGCTGGGAGCGGCCAATCCGGATCTGCCCCCCTTCGTCGTGCTACCCACCGGTAATAGCAATGCGGGTGGCGGACGTGGACAGGTGATCTGGAGTTCCGGCTTCCTGCCAGCAGTCTATCAGGGCACCGCGTTCCGTCAGGGCGATTCGCCCATCCTTCATCTGGATCGCCCCAATGTCCTGAGTGCCAGCGACCAGCGTGCCAGCCTCGATCTGCTCAAGCAACTCAATCAGAAGCATGCAGGCAAGTATCAGGGCGATACCGAGCTGGAAGCCCGTCTGCGCAGCTACGATCTGGCCTACCGCATGGAGACCTCGGCACCGGAAGCCGTCGACCTCAGCAAGGAAACCGCCGCCACCAAATCGTCCTACGGGCTAGATGACGAGATCAGCCGTGAATATGGCACCAATCTGCTGCGCGCAAGACGCCTTGTAGAACGCGGGGTGCGCTTCGTGCACGTGATTTCCGGTTCTGGTGACAAAACCTACGGCGACTGGGATGCCCACAATAGTCTCGAAAAGAATCACGCCGTGATGGCGCGCGCCGTGGACAAGCCAATTGCAGGCTTGCTGGCGGATTTGAAGGAACGCGGCCTGCTCGACTCAACGCTGGTGGTGTGGACCTCCGAATTTGGCCGCACGCCGTATGGCCAGACCGGCGATGGTCGCGACCACAATCCGTGGGGCTTCACCTCGTGGATCGCCGGTGGCGGCAGCAAGGCGGGCTACACCCACGGCGCCACGGACGAAATCGGCCTGCGCGCTGTCTCCGGCGAAGTGGATACCTATGATCTGCAGGCCACAATCCTCAGCCTACTGGGACTGGATCACCGCACCCTCACCTTCCAGCACGATGGCCGCAGCGAACGCGCCACCACCGTGCACGGTGAAGTCATCCACGAACTGATTGCCTGACCCGGATACACAAGGAACTGAACCATGAAACGCCCACTGATCATCGCGGGCCTGATCCTCGCCATTGCTGCCTTTGATTCGTTTGCCAATGTACCCGGCATTGGCGAGGACCTGATGCACGATATCGAGGACGCGACACGCGATCTGGATTCCAATCTGCTGCAGAAGAACGCCGTGGCTTCAGCTCAGAATACCGATGCCCTGCTGGAATTGTTTGCGCAGGTGTCTGACTACTACCAGCAGCATCCTGATGCAGAAAAGGGGCAGACGTACTCGCGCGACATCACCCTGCAGCTCACCACCATCAAGCAGCAGATCAGCGACCAGGACTTTGAAGGAGCATCACAAGGCATCAACAAAGTTACCAAAACCTGCAAGGCCTGCCATTCGGTGTACAAATCATGAACACAACCGCAACGACACGTCTGTTCGCCATCGGGTCAGGCCTTCTTACCTGTCTGAGTTTATCCCTGCCTGCACAGGCCGCACTGAATCCCGGTGCAGTGGCGCCCGACTTTACTGCCAGCGCCGCACTCAATGGCCAGGCGGTGCAAGTCTCACTCAAGGACGCGCTGCGCCAAGGCCCGGTGGTGGTGTACTTCTACCCCTCGGCCTTTACCAAAGGCTGCAATATCGAAGCGCACACCTTTGCAACCCGTATTGACGCCTTCCGCGCTGCACATGCGTCAGTCGTGGGTGTTTCGCTCGATGATCCTGCCCGCCTGAAGGCCTTTTCGGCTGATCCCGAATATTGCGCAGGCAAACTGCCTGTTGCCGCCGATCCGGATGGCCGGATTGCGAAGCTGTTCGCAGTGAATGTGCGCGAGGTACGCAAGGGCGCTGTCGATACACGCGGAG encodes:
- a CDS encoding TonB-dependent receptor gives rise to the protein MQSSSTKQPRPFQLRPLALLIAGLGLTIPLSALAADAPAKDGAQEQDKDSNLSAVVVRGQKLIERDKDVPASESIVSGQELAQLQAYTLNAIVQRAANIAWNQGNQRTSSLSIRGIGKIGQTEAQDPSVGVTIDGVSLAYNPLTSSVDFTDVANVEVARGPQGFNQGKNANLGSVIVTTNRPSFKPDGDYSITFGQRSTVIGTVAGGGPVIDELLAWRGSLAVSRGLGDFQNALNRYDTYTNTDRISARTQFLLTPSPEFNARLELELKPAAGENTNNRSINQPTPATYSNGTATNLGTDASTRLARSWFTSRIPGYSYSGNYLNGGDTLYYNAQFPLTTGTKGATLELNWDLGNSRSVTSITALKSYFFNAVNDDGTPFDIYSNAGGYLNNYKQASQEIRLSSFESPLVDYTTGLYFLRANLDAKYQRSWGSDAGAWFASTAQYNTLSANAPGQLLLQQSLEGVSMAYNSPSGLQEIRNQSAAAFGEANWHFTPAFTLTTGVRFTHEYRRQTGSSYLENQGIGAVLNPVSVNGVQLGGFASAADGTLLPGNGVAQLSKADQVALQYFGVSTTAVAGAAYNSLSAKQKAQVAAAKAIRAANIGVLFAPRQAETYEATLPSFELSPSYKLSNEQTIYASLRHGEKAGIAQLVNGVSAQVKPEKVNTFEVGLKSSLLDHTLSLNADVYAEDIRDYQQAVRVVDQYTTTLNNNGQFSYTTATGNVPRVQVRGIEFDGAYSGLKYWTFRFAGAYNRATYKEFTNNAQPVENGYAGASPYRDVSGQTLPGAPKLTFNIAPQFRIPAFRGLDFHVEGNIAYTGRFNADAALSSYAEIPATTLVDLSFGLGRSDRRFDASIVIKNAFNNDTPLSKTWNSVTPATPRWAGIVFTGKF
- a CDS encoding MBL fold metallo-hydrolase, coding for MNRITLRNFTLAALASLSVTVNAADSALAPQPARPDFSKVEIKTTKLSDSFYTLEGQGGTISVLTGKDGVLLVDSQYGQLTDKLVAAIRKLSDKPIKYLINTHVHGDHVGGNENFGKLGVTILSRDQLRSRLQHPAQAPDGTTPPAAAEAALPAITYDGPVTLHFDHEAVRLIPLRNAHTDGDTLVSFANHDILAAGDDFRSVGYPFVDLNNGGSLNGILDGLATIIGRAGPNTRIIPGHGPITDRKGIVAQRDIILAVRDRITELVRQGKSLDEVIAARPTADFDNTVQDGAKSSERFIKWVYTEVKKTV
- a CDS encoding ABC transporter substrate-binding protein, which gives rise to MNHTALRAGLIGLATLFSIAAQADQLADIRKKGELIVGVLGSDEPNSFIDPATREIVGYDVDLARAIAQKIGVKLTIKPMSVAARIPELTEGRVDLLAASLTHTKEREAKIDFSLTTLVTGQKVMVRKDSGVTALPQLAGKKVVTVKGGTQEINFRAAVPNANLVTFDTTGQALIALRQGKGVAYVNDEFSIIDDFAKLGPQQKDFQVLDKNLSVEPIALGLRKNEPGFRALVNDTLKQLEASGNAEQLFLKWYGPTTRLKVPKRSFKIETDKV
- a CDS encoding amino acid ABC transporter permease, giving the protein MSFDLSLILAAPYRDWLMDGVLMSLKLTAMSLALALPLAALLASAQISPWKWAGRVARGYVGIVRNIPLLVHILFWYFAVPELLPEPVKLALYQHDVEPLAAIAALTLYTAAYMSEDMRSGIQSVGARQLETARAFGFSYPAAMRYVVLPQAVRLVLPALLSQTINLWKNSSIATVIGVAELMNQAARVETTLFRSAEVFALATAIYAGVALLLTFFARLLQQRYPAYAA
- a CDS encoding amino acid ABC transporter permease, which encodes MSDLLRDYGLYFLIGQYPHGPLGGCVLTILLAALGLLCSLPVGLAFGLARVSTQRWISSPIAILTTAIRATPLLLAVFWIYFFLPALTGHKTGQFSTMLITLIIFNGVYIGEIVAAGIRALPRGQYESARSLGLSHAAAFRYVVLPQVGRRTLPSLINQFVGTIKDTSLGYIIGLTEVSWTASQINNEVLTKPVQVYLLLALVYFVLCAGVSRLGGWVEGRWRG
- a CDS encoding rhodanese-like domain-containing protein, with translation MHIKRSLSLALIGATLSGLVSTAYAADAPATQSAQAEQPWKYQAKRLSREEVDTLLAKPSQVLVLDVRRPDELIKYGSFPVFLNIQFKDIDKHLAWLPRDKQIVTVSNHAQRAGAVADALAAKGYLVAGAAGSEDYEKAGGTQVAHIVAPPPRTAGGAAAPAAPAPEVKKEW